In a single window of the Falco rusticolus isolate bFalRus1 chromosome 11, bFalRus1.pri, whole genome shotgun sequence genome:
- the JUN gene encoding transcription factor AP-1, which yields MSAKMEPTFYEDALNASFVPPESGGYGYNNAKVLKQNMTLNLSDPSSNLKPHLRNKNADILTSPDVGLLKLASPELERLIIQSSNGLITTTPTPTQFLCPKNVTDEQEGFAEGFVRALAELHNQNTMPSVTSAAQPVNSGMAPVSSMAGNSSFNTNLHSEPPVYANLSNFNPNALNSAPNYNTNNMGYAPQHHINPQMPVQHPRLQALKEEPQTVPEMPGETPPLSPIDMESQERIKAERKRMRNRIAASKCRKRKLERIARLEEKVKTLKAQNSELASTANMLREQVAQLKQKVMNHVNSGCQLMLTQQLQTF from the coding sequence ATGAGTGCAAAGATGGAGCCTACTTTCTACGAGGATGCTCTGAACGCCAGCTTCGTGCCGCCGGAGAGCGGCGGGTATGGATATAATAACGCCAAAGTGCTGAAGCAGAACATGACGCTGAACCTGTCCGACCCATCCAGCAACCTGAAGCCGCACCTGAGGAACAAGAACGCCGACATCCTCACCTCCCCCGACGTGGGGCTCCTGAAACTGGCCTCGCCTGAACTGGAGCGGCTCATCATCCAGTCCAGCAACGGGTTAATCACCACCACGCCAACCCCGACGCAGTTCCTCTGCCCCAAAAACGTTACCGACGAGCAAGAGGGGTTCGCGGAAGGCTTTGTGAGAGCCTTGGCGGAACTGCACAACCAGAACACCATGCCCAGCGTGACCTCCGCCGCTCAACCTGTGAACAGCGGCATGGCACCTGTGTCCTCCATGGCCGGCAACAGTAGCTTCAATACAAATTTGCACAGTGAGCCCCCGGTGTACGCTAATCTCAGCAACTTCAACCCCAACGCGCTCAACTCCGCACCTAACTACAACACAAACAACATGGGCTACGCACCTCAGCATCACATAAACCCCCAGATGCCGGTGCAGCATCCCAGGCTTCAGGCTTTGAAAGAAGAGCCTCAGACTGTACCTGAAATGCCAGGGGAAACTCCTCCCCTGTCCCCTATTGATATGGAGTCGCAGGAGAGAATCAAAGCCGAGAGAAAACGCATGAGAAACAGAATCGCAGCATCCAAATGCCGGAAAAGGAAGTTGGAAAGGATTGCCAGgttggaagaaaaagtgaaaactttGAAAGCCCAGAACTCAGAGCTGGCATCCACTGCCAACATGCTCAGAGAACAGGTTGCACAGCTTAAGCAGAAGGTCATGAACCATGTCAACAGCGGGTGCCAGCTAATGCTAACACAACAGTTGCAAACGTTTTGA